ATGAAGCGCTGCGGGTCGATCAAAACTACCTTGGGGCTTACTATAATCGTGCTTTGGCTCATATGTCGCTGCGTCGTGGTGAAGCGGCCGCCGATGCACGGGCGTACCTGAAGATCAAGGGTTGGAAAGACGAAAATGCCCGGGATCAGTACATGGTGTTATTTGCTCACTTTAGTGACCGCTGGGCGAAGCGTGACACTGAAGCACGCTTGATCCTTGATGAAGGAGCCAGCAAGTGTGACACGTTGAAGTGGCCGTATCCGATTATCCGTTATTTGCGACGCGAGATGACGATACAAGACCTGCTTGCCGCGGCGAATGATGTCGATAAGAAAACCGAAGCACGGACATATGTTGGCCTTGACCTCATGCTGATGGGGAATCGTGTTGACGGAGTTACGCATCTCGAATGGGTGAGAGAGAACGGACGGAAAGCCTTTGCTGAGTATGGTTTTGCGGTGAACGAGCTGCGCCAGGCTGGAGCTGGAAATGCCGCGAAACCGTAAAGTTCCTGACTGAACGAATCGGGGAAACGGAGGCGGGAAGAAATGGCAAGTAAATTGGAGCAGGTGCTGAATTGCAGCTTTCTTCAGTGCTACTGGCACATAAGCTCGGAAGAACTG
This DNA window, taken from Deltaproteobacteria bacterium, encodes the following:
- a CDS encoding tetratricopeptide repeat protein codes for the protein MESAEQTSSLSCRKTVILFLLSDSKRGCFMKVYHKFVWVGVYLAIVLVNVPSAWGDAASEAYEKGLRLLQQGQHNNAIPEFDKALRLNPRYVEAYNKRGEAFNELAQYERALKDFDAALGLNSQFAEAYFNRGNAYNDLGQAERAIKDYDEALRVDQNYLGAYYNRALAHMSLRRGEAAADARAYLKIKGWKDENARDQYMVLFAHFSDRWAKRDTEARLILDEGASKCDTLKWPYPIIRYLRREMTIQDLLAAANDVDKKTEARTYVGLDLMLMGNRVDGVTHLEWVRENGRKAFAEYGFAVNELRQAGAGNAAKP